Proteins encoded within one genomic window of Streptomyces sp. NBC_01314:
- a CDS encoding tyrosine-type recombinase/integrase, protein MFCDFITSPHYRWAEECIKRFGTHPIQICHEWNTAAYLEDYEGDVERRPLTREECQALFDYADDQVEKAVRLGRKGALTSYRDATVFKTIYGWGLRAREVSRLDLTDFYRNPKAPELGKFGMMNVRWGKATKGSGPRRRMVASVMPWAVESLEDYFVNIRPRFRHHADRKAVWLTERGGRLQPREIETRFAAYRDALGFDKELVPHCLRHSHVTHQIEDGVDPKFVQEQVGHRFASTTAIYTGVSTDFMNTMMRNALDRAFTAEELETV, encoded by the coding sequence TTGTTCTGCGACTTCATCACCTCGCCCCACTACCGGTGGGCTGAGGAGTGCATCAAGCGGTTCGGGACGCATCCCATCCAGATCTGCCATGAGTGGAACACCGCGGCTTACCTGGAGGATTACGAAGGCGATGTCGAACGCCGACCGCTGACGAGGGAGGAGTGCCAGGCCCTCTTCGACTACGCCGATGACCAGGTCGAGAAGGCCGTCCGCCTCGGACGCAAGGGTGCCCTGACCTCCTACCGGGACGCCACCGTCTTCAAGACGATCTATGGCTGGGGCCTGCGGGCCCGCGAGGTGTCCCGCCTGGACCTCACCGACTTCTACCGCAACCCGAAGGCGCCCGAGCTGGGCAAGTTCGGGATGATGAACGTCCGTTGGGGCAAAGCGACGAAGGGCTCGGGTCCTCGCCGCCGGATGGTGGCCAGCGTCATGCCCTGGGCGGTGGAGTCCCTGGAGGACTACTTCGTCAACATCCGTCCTCGATTTCGGCATCACGCCGACCGCAAAGCCGTGTGGTTGACCGAGCGAGGCGGCCGCCTGCAACCAAGGGAGATCGAGACGCGGTTCGCCGCCTACCGTGATGCCCTCGGCTTCGACAAAGAGCTTGTCCCTCACTGCCTGCGGCACAGCCACGTCACGCACCAGATCGAGGACGGCGTCGACCCGAAGTTCGTACAGGAACAGGTCGGCCATCGCTTCGCGTCGACCACCGCCATCTACACCGGGGTCAGCACGGACTTCATGAACACGATGATGCGCAACGCACTCGACCGGGCCTTCACCGCCGAAGAACTGGAGACGGTATGA
- a CDS encoding winged helix-turn-helix domain-containing protein, with translation MRYPDGGGLTAEQRTRREEVRMRAADLFEEDVKVPCIARELRVSEKSVYQWRRVWASGGREALRSQGPPGYDCRLGPDLQAKLAVWLEEGPAAHGWRDDQVWTAARVRTLIGRKFHLSYSVSGVTRLLHRMGFSVQMPARPAAERDEDAITAWREATWQEVKPSGRRPARISASRTKRA, from the coding sequence ATGCGGTATCCGGACGGGGGCGGTTTGACCGCCGAGCAGCGCACGCGGCGCGAAGAGGTACGCATGCGGGCCGCTGATCTCTTCGAGGAGGATGTGAAAGTCCCGTGCATCGCCCGGGAGTTACGGGTGAGCGAGAAGTCGGTCTACCAGTGGCGCCGCGTGTGGGCGTCAGGTGGGCGGGAAGCGCTGCGTTCACAAGGGCCCCCGGGCTACGACTGCCGACTCGGCCCCGACCTGCAGGCCAAGCTCGCCGTCTGGCTGGAAGAAGGGCCGGCCGCGCACGGCTGGAGGGACGACCAGGTGTGGACCGCCGCAAGGGTACGCACGCTGATCGGGCGGAAGTTCCACCTCTCCTACAGCGTCTCCGGGGTGACCCGGCTGCTGCACCGGATGGGCTTCAGCGTGCAGATGCCCGCCCGGCCCGCCGCCGAACGCGACGAGGACGCGATCACCGCATGGCGGGAGGCGACCTGGCAGGAGGTAAAACCTTCCGGGCGGCGACCGGCGCGTATCTCTGCTTCGAGGACGAAGCGGGCGTGA
- a CDS encoding PadR family transcriptional regulator, translating to MDDLTEMLKGTLEGCVLEIIGSEETYGYAITRQLNELGFADVIEGTVYTILLRLERNGLVQVTKRPSGVGPPRKFYALNDAGREELVKFWEKWQYLSSRINRLKEGGR from the coding sequence ATGGACGACCTGACGGAGATGTTGAAGGGCACGCTCGAAGGGTGCGTGCTCGAAATCATCGGCAGCGAGGAAACCTACGGGTACGCCATCACTCGCCAGCTGAACGAGCTCGGCTTCGCCGACGTCATCGAGGGCACGGTGTACACGATCTTGCTGCGGCTGGAGAGGAACGGGCTCGTCCAGGTGACGAAACGACCATCCGGGGTCGGTCCGCCACGCAAGTTCTACGCGCTCAACGACGCCGGGCGCGAGGAACTCGTGAAGTTCTGGGAGAAGTGGCAGTACCTCTCATCACGCATCAACAGGCTCAAGGAGGGCGGGAGATGA
- a CDS encoding DUF1048 domain-containing protein, which yields MSIQDIIEGKKQWRAHVARVKALPPDYQIVYKEMQKYLFKVGPVSLPDGPLLPGIVDFFEEGVAAGKGVLELIGTDVAAFCDDLIKDSPTYADACQKAISGEPGAATE from the coding sequence GTGAGCATCCAAGACATCATCGAAGGCAAGAAACAATGGCGGGCGCACGTGGCCCGGGTCAAGGCACTCCCGCCGGACTACCAGATCGTCTACAAGGAGATGCAGAAGTACCTGTTCAAGGTCGGACCGGTCAGCCTGCCCGACGGACCCCTCCTCCCTGGAATCGTTGACTTCTTCGAGGAGGGCGTCGCCGCGGGCAAGGGAGTTTTGGAACTCATCGGCACCGACGTCGCCGCGTTCTGCGACGACCTGATCAAGGACTCTCCCACCTACGCGGATGCTTGCCAGAAAGCCATTAGCGGGGAACCCGGCGCGGCCACGGAGTGA
- a CDS encoding DUF1048 domain-containing protein: MNFWEKVTGSDLTRDWKAFGARVEALPDDYREAWDQIVAHLFPYGDFTGRNLTPILDSALGLLEVSAADGQSVHEVLGDDIQGFCTALAGGAGARTHRDRWREQLNRNVARKLNRLGG; the protein is encoded by the coding sequence ATGAACTTCTGGGAGAAGGTCACAGGCAGCGATCTCACCAGGGATTGGAAGGCGTTCGGAGCCCGGGTGGAGGCCCTGCCGGACGACTACCGGGAGGCGTGGGACCAGATCGTCGCCCACCTCTTCCCCTACGGGGACTTCACTGGCCGCAACCTGACACCGATCCTCGACTCCGCCCTGGGGCTGCTCGAAGTGTCGGCAGCGGACGGGCAGAGCGTCCACGAGGTGCTCGGCGACGACATCCAGGGCTTCTGCACGGCGCTGGCCGGCGGAGCAGGGGCCCGGACTCATCGCGACCGGTGGCGCGAGCAGTTGAACAGGAACGTCGCAAGGAAACTGAATCGGCTGGGAGGCTGA
- a CDS encoding transposase, with translation MTGRPPKGRTWGRRGITPKVKVPGRSGGRLSVAGLLCYRPGLPARLCYRLRRHTGRKGERRSLGESDYIHLLDGAHHLLKAPLIVVWDRLNTHTSKTMKALVAEREWLTVVLLPGYAPDLNPVEGLWAHIKRSLANLAARTLSELETLLRRRLKALQYRHSILGGFLAGDGPRSRQTELTLKRRSQ, from the coding sequence GTGACCGGTCGGCCGCCCAAGGGCCGCACCTGGGGCCGACGCGGCATCACCCCGAAGGTCAAAGTGCCCGGTCGCAGCGGGGGACGGCTCTCGGTAGCCGGGCTGCTGTGCTACCGGCCCGGCCTGCCCGCCCGCCTGTGTTACCGGCTGCGCCGGCACACCGGCCGCAAGGGCGAGCGCCGCTCGCTCGGCGAGAGCGACTACATCCACCTCCTGGACGGCGCCCACCACCTGCTCAAGGCCCCACTGATCGTGGTGTGGGACCGGCTGAACACCCACACCTCCAAGACGATGAAGGCACTCGTGGCCGAGCGGGAATGGCTGACGGTGGTCCTGCTGCCCGGGTATGCGCCCGACCTCAACCCGGTCGAGGGCCTGTGGGCGCACATCAAGCGGAGCCTGGCCAACCTGGCCGCCCGCACCCTCAGCGAACTGGAGACCCTGCTCCGCAGACGGCTCAAGGCACTGCAGTACCGGCACAGCATCCTCGGCGGGTTCCTCGCCGGGGACGGGCCTCGCTCTCGACAGACCGAACTGACCCTAAAACGCCGAAGTCAGTAG
- a CDS encoding IS701 family transposase, translating to MTARRPCPPAPGPLEDYAAQFDDLFFSLAQRRGFREYLTGLLAPRERNKTITCLAGAEPVAGAGKPGVQRLQFFLSESPWEAEQINDRRLELLRKEPATAPHDGGIIVIDDSGDRKAGTATANVGRQWLGRYGKTDNGIVTVTTVWTDGRVYYPLHTHPYTPAHHFPRGRSDPAFRTKPQLAAALAARGKEAGFSCRAVVADCAYSVSDDWYLALREAGLAYVVALKPHRGTWAPADQPHTPIEAAHALTWRDARHPGDWTPVERHFRDGHTETWWAADARLGGYGPDSPCRLVVATTDPAALPEKATWYLATNLPHPDAPHHAAGPHPPADLAEIVRLYGLRPWIEQSYKQIKDELGWADFQVRSDRAIRRHQTLVNCAFSFCWDQWFTPPGPLDATAPDPCPDEGPERGTNRTPPTPTALLAQGITFGPLLAHPRHHPHPMVASMDGHGPTPRPPGPNRRGHHRTRY from the coding sequence ATGACTGCCCGCCGTCCGTGTCCGCCTGCGCCGGGGCCGCTGGAGGACTACGCGGCCCAGTTCGACGACCTCTTCTTCAGCCTGGCCCAGCGGCGAGGATTTCGCGAGTATCTGACCGGGCTGCTGGCGCCGCGAGAGCGGAACAAGACGATCACCTGCCTGGCCGGGGCGGAGCCAGTGGCCGGTGCGGGGAAGCCAGGGGTACAGCGGCTGCAGTTCTTCCTGTCCGAGTCGCCCTGGGAGGCCGAACAGATCAACGACCGGAGGCTTGAACTGCTGCGCAAGGAACCGGCGACCGCTCCGCACGACGGCGGGATCATCGTGATCGACGACTCCGGGGACCGCAAGGCCGGCACCGCGACCGCGAATGTGGGCCGGCAGTGGCTGGGCCGGTACGGCAAGACCGACAACGGCATCGTCACGGTGACCACGGTATGGACCGACGGCCGCGTCTACTACCCGCTGCACACGCACCCCTACACCCCTGCCCACCACTTCCCCCGCGGCCGGTCCGACCCGGCCTTCCGCACGAAACCGCAGCTGGCCGCCGCCCTCGCGGCCCGCGGGAAGGAGGCGGGCTTTTCCTGCCGGGCGGTGGTCGCCGACTGCGCCTACTCCGTCAGCGACGACTGGTATCTCGCACTGCGCGAGGCCGGCCTGGCCTACGTGGTCGCGCTCAAGCCGCACCGCGGCACCTGGGCCCCGGCCGACCAGCCGCACACCCCCATCGAGGCCGCGCACGCCCTGACCTGGCGCGATGCCAGACATCCAGGCGACTGGACGCCCGTGGAGCGTCACTTCCGCGACGGGCACACCGAGACTTGGTGGGCCGCCGATGCCCGACTGGGCGGCTACGGTCCCGACTCGCCCTGCCGTCTGGTCGTGGCCACCACCGACCCGGCCGCCCTGCCGGAGAAGGCCACCTGGTATCTGGCCACCAACCTGCCCCACCCCGACGCACCCCACCACGCCGCCGGCCCGCACCCGCCCGCCGACCTCGCCGAGATCGTCCGACTCTACGGACTGCGGCCCTGGATCGAGCAGAGCTACAAGCAGATCAAGGACGAACTCGGCTGGGCCGACTTCCAAGTCCGCTCCGACCGCGCCATCCGCCGCCACCAGACCCTGGTCAACTGCGCCTTCTCCTTCTGCTGGGACCAGTGGTTCACCCCACCCGGACCCCTGGATGCCACCGCGCCGGACCCCTGCCCCGACGAGGGGCCAGAGAGGGGGACCAACCGAACCCCACCCACCCCAACTGCCCTGCTGGCCCAAGGCATTACGTTCGGTCCGCTCCTGGCTCACCCCCGCCATCACCCTCACCCGATGGTGGCAAGCATGGACGGACACGGACCCACCCCCCGACCTCCAGGCCCTAATCGACGCGGTCACCACCGGACACGGTATTGA
- a CDS encoding helix-turn-helix domain-containing protein, producing MTAKLNYQWHLRELMAARGMFSTTDLRPLLAERGINLSASQVFRLVTERPERLSMKTLMALLDILGCRMEELIEPVRATGQQRKTASGETAATADTSEPGVGSFRPKPARIL from the coding sequence ATGACCGCCAAGTTGAACTACCAGTGGCACCTGCGGGAGCTCATGGCCGCCCGCGGCATGTTCTCCACCACCGACCTCCGACCGCTGCTGGCCGAGCGGGGGATCAACCTCTCGGCCAGCCAGGTCTTCCGGCTGGTCACCGAGAGGCCCGAGCGGCTGAGCATGAAGACGCTGATGGCTCTCCTGGACATCCTGGGCTGCCGGATGGAAGAACTCATCGAGCCCGTCCGTGCCACCGGACAGCAGCGCAAGACCGCCTCCGGTGAAACGGCCGCGACCGCCGACACCTCCGAGCCCGGGGTCGGTTCGTTCCGGCCCAAGCCCGCCCGCATCCTCTGA
- a CDS encoding zeta toxin family protein, producing the protein MPTTEGQLPLEENRRIFREQIAPVFLDGCTPQSAPIVVIVAGQTGAGKTAVTRMVKDALDLNGPAAWINMDFYNPHHPQYASWQAERPQEADALVRPDGDLWWEQAQEYALARGFSILLESAMVSPAEYEDICRRVQGAALPPAVAPYRIETAFVAVPGPISRFGIMGRYLDELQERGHGRLVDPDIHDAALRGVLRGAAALEREGLGDYAAVLRRDGHTVHAQTITAGQSTPEDQLTLVTAIEREHARVQSPAEAAQFVARHAAATVMAPAFALPGLDYIARAAAPLLPPPSTPWREAAARAVQLRGVFPAADPDLTLVARTDADVVQFLAHALAAHHTALGAESVQAGTQHEATVERLLGELARRASLSPDQREREQQQRHALRTADHRTVSEAGVALPARPSAVAARSRSTTTLRASGSIAPVPRPATAPRPADGPEHRRGHGR; encoded by the coding sequence ATGCCGACCACCGAGGGACAGCTGCCGCTGGAGGAGAACCGTCGCATCTTCCGGGAGCAGATCGCCCCCGTCTTCCTCGACGGCTGCACCCCGCAGAGCGCCCCGATCGTCGTGATCGTGGCCGGGCAGACCGGGGCGGGCAAGACCGCGGTGACCCGCATGGTGAAGGACGCCCTCGACCTCAACGGCCCGGCGGCCTGGATCAACATGGACTTCTACAACCCCCACCACCCTCAGTACGCGAGCTGGCAGGCGGAGCGCCCCCAGGAGGCTGACGCCCTGGTCCGGCCGGACGGGGACCTGTGGTGGGAGCAGGCCCAGGAGTACGCGCTCGCGCGGGGCTTCAGCATCCTGCTGGAGTCCGCCATGGTCTCCCCCGCCGAGTACGAGGACATCTGCCGCCGCGTCCAGGGCGCCGCTCTGCCTCCGGCCGTCGCACCGTACCGGATCGAGACGGCCTTCGTCGCCGTCCCCGGGCCCATCAGCCGGTTCGGCATCATGGGCCGGTATCTGGACGAACTCCAGGAGCGCGGGCACGGCCGTCTCGTCGATCCCGACATCCACGACGCCGCTCTGCGCGGCGTCCTTCGCGGCGCCGCCGCGCTTGAGCGCGAGGGCCTCGGCGACTACGCGGCCGTCCTGCGGCGTGACGGCCACACCGTGCACGCCCAGACCATCACCGCCGGCCAGTCCACCCCTGAAGATCAGCTCACGCTCGTGACCGCCATCGAACGGGAGCACGCCAGGGTGCAGAGCCCGGCCGAGGCCGCCCAGTTCGTGGCCCGGCACGCCGCCGCGACGGTGATGGCGCCCGCCTTCGCGCTGCCCGGGCTGGACTACATCGCCCGGGCCGCCGCCCCGCTGCTGCCACCGCCCAGCACACCGTGGCGGGAAGCCGCCGCCCGCGCCGTCCAACTGCGCGGGGTCTTCCCTGCGGCCGACCCCGACCTGACACTGGTGGCCCGCACCGACGCCGACGTCGTCCAGTTCCTCGCGCACGCCCTGGCCGCCCATCACACGGCCCTCGGCGCGGAGAGTGTGCAGGCGGGGACGCAGCACGAGGCGACTGTGGAGCGACTGCTCGGCGAACTCGCCCGCCGTGCCTCACTCTCCCCTGATCAGCGGGAGCGGGAGCAACAGCAGCGCCACGCCTTGCGGACAGCCGACCACCGCACGGTCAGTGAAGCTGGCGTCGCCCTGCCAGCCCGGCCCAGCGCCGTGGCCGCCCGCAGCCGGTCGACGACCACCTTGAGGGCCTCGGGCAGTATCGCGCCCGTTCCTCGCCCGGCCACCGCTCCCCGGCCTGCGGACGGGCCGGAGCATCGGCGCGGACACGGCCGGTAG
- a CDS encoding nuclear transport factor 2 family protein, with translation MKPTNEDTVEISRALALWAHIMDDHELDRLGECLTEDAVWDGSVFGGDPVVGLDAIATFMNAPGHAKAHHTTNIVVSEGTGDEVRARSKGLSLLEGGGVASVVYADDLRRTDDGWRISRRVIHLTWPHRF, from the coding sequence GTGAAACCCACGAATGAAGACACCGTCGAAATCAGCAGGGCCCTGGCGCTGTGGGCGCACATCATGGACGACCACGAACTGGACCGTCTCGGCGAATGCCTCACCGAAGACGCGGTGTGGGACGGCAGCGTCTTCGGCGGCGACCCGGTCGTCGGGCTGGACGCGATCGCGACCTTCATGAACGCCCCCGGACACGCGAAAGCCCACCACACGACGAACATCGTCGTGTCGGAGGGCACGGGCGACGAGGTGCGGGCCCGATCCAAAGGTCTGAGCCTGCTGGAGGGCGGCGGTGTCGCCAGCGTCGTCTACGCCGACGACCTGCGACGCACCGATGACGGCTGGCGCATTTCCCGGCGGGTCATCCATCTCACGTGGCCACATCGCTTCTAG
- a CDS encoding histidine phosphatase family protein codes for MSAPHRDALGEPGSATPAAVPGQDNRHGEALLPRSAVTALWAVRHGQSTANVAFAEAERTGSAGLPVAGRDSDVPLSALGRAQARMLAGWLAGHAPGAGPDLVVCSPYARARQTWEAMAGLTADVPVLVDERLRDREMGVFELHPPGALAAVAPDEAVRRTLLGEWSYRPPGGEALADVALRVRDFTTELARAAADRRVLVVAHDAIVIALRYVLAGLGAPVPHDLPPVPNASVTHWRGDGHHLRLAHWGQTAHLTDLALPEGTA; via the coding sequence ATGTCCGCACCGCACCGCGATGCACTGGGCGAACCCGGGTCAGCCACGCCAGCCGCTGTGCCGGGCCAGGACAACCGCCACGGTGAGGCCCTGCTGCCGCGGTCGGCGGTGACCGCGCTGTGGGCGGTCCGGCACGGGCAGAGCACCGCCAACGTCGCCTTCGCCGAAGCCGAACGGACCGGTTCGGCCGGTCTTCCAGTCGCGGGACGCGACAGTGACGTACCGCTGTCCGCGCTGGGACGAGCCCAGGCTCGTATGCTGGCCGGCTGGCTCGCCGGTCATGCTCCCGGCGCCGGGCCGGACCTGGTGGTCTGCTCCCCCTACGCGCGGGCCCGCCAGACCTGGGAGGCGATGGCCGGTTTGACGGCGGACGTGCCAGTGCTGGTCGACGAGCGGCTGCGCGACCGTGAGATGGGCGTCTTCGAGCTGCATCCGCCGGGAGCGCTGGCGGCCGTGGCACCGGACGAAGCCGTGCGCCGGACTCTGCTGGGCGAGTGGTCGTACCGCCCGCCGGGCGGGGAGGCGCTCGCCGACGTCGCCCTGCGCGTACGGGACTTCACCACCGAACTGGCCAGGGCCGCTGCCGACCGACGCGTCCTCGTCGTCGCCCACGACGCAATCGTCATCGCCTTGCGCTACGTGCTGGCCGGTCTCGGCGCGCCCGTCCCGCACGATCTGCCGCCGGTCCCCAACGCCTCCGTCACGCACTGGCGAGGCGACGGGCACCACCTGCGACTCGCCCACTGGGGCCAGACCGCCCACCTCACCGACCTCGCCCTCCCGGAAGGAACCGCATGA
- a CDS encoding IS66 family transposase, which translates to MAAVRGELAAARSREAAKDERIDLLLVQIAELTAQVQALVLRLSKDSSTSSKPPSSDGPGKRPRGGSSRTRSGREPGKQPGDPGTTLRQADDPDERIPIPAPAVCAGCDRSLIEVPVSAVRRRQVFDLTTPPPPRVTEYAADIKCCPGCGKKATGCFPDGVASAAQYGPEITTKVADAVLGHHIPVHRSTLLVMELCGMKVSAGFAASLRAKAARLLESGFLPAVRALLAGAPVVHADETFTRAAARTAFLHVASTQHLTLMHTGDRSAATIDAGDVLPHLSGVLVRDGYAGYTHLDHVLHAWCGAHLLRDLRGIHESDPQGQLWARAMADALLEANRFAHAARDTGREELSAGELRTINRLYTGALARSRQDNRGLSTALAGHARTLAARFEQHRDVILRFSTDLAVPFTNNQAERDIRPAKVQQRSSGGCWRTLEGLADFAIVQSYLSTASKWGIGRYDALKRLFTTGAWIPHALTPDTTAA; encoded by the coding sequence TTGGCCGCGGTACGTGGCGAGTTGGCGGCTGCGCGGAGTCGGGAGGCCGCCAAGGACGAGCGGATCGATCTGCTGCTGGTCCAGATCGCGGAGTTGACCGCGCAGGTCCAGGCGCTGGTGCTGCGGTTGTCGAAGGATTCCTCGACCTCGTCGAAGCCGCCGTCCTCGGACGGGCCGGGCAAGCGGCCCCGGGGCGGATCCTCGCGAACGCGCTCGGGGCGCGAGCCGGGCAAGCAGCCCGGCGATCCGGGTACCACCTTGCGGCAGGCCGACGATCCGGACGAGCGGATCCCCATCCCGGCCCCGGCGGTCTGCGCGGGCTGCGACCGGTCGCTGATCGAGGTACCGGTGTCCGCGGTACGCCGTCGTCAGGTCTTCGACCTCACTACCCCGCCCCCGCCACGGGTCACCGAGTACGCCGCCGACATCAAGTGCTGCCCAGGCTGCGGGAAGAAGGCCACCGGTTGCTTCCCCGACGGTGTCGCCTCCGCCGCCCAGTACGGTCCGGAGATCACCACGAAGGTCGCCGACGCGGTCCTGGGCCACCACATTCCCGTGCACCGCTCGACGCTGCTGGTGATGGAACTGTGCGGGATGAAAGTCTCCGCCGGGTTCGCCGCGTCCCTGCGTGCCAAGGCCGCCCGCCTGCTGGAGTCCGGGTTCCTGCCCGCGGTGCGTGCCCTGCTGGCCGGCGCCCCGGTGGTGCACGCCGATGAGACGTTCACCCGCGCCGCGGCCAGGACCGCCTTCCTGCACGTGGCCTCCACCCAGCACCTCACCCTGATGCACACCGGAGACCGCTCAGCCGCCACCATCGACGCCGGAGACGTACTGCCGCACCTGTCCGGTGTCCTGGTCCGCGACGGCTACGCGGGCTATACCCACCTGGACCATGTGCTGCACGCCTGGTGCGGCGCCCACCTGCTGCGTGACCTGCGCGGCATCCACGAATCCGATCCCCAGGGCCAGTTGTGGGCCCGTGCCATGGCCGACGCCCTGCTGGAAGCCAACCGCTTCGCCCACGCCGCCCGGGACACGGGACGCGAGGAACTCAGCGCGGGCGAGCTGCGCACCATCAACCGGCTCTACACTGGAGCACTGGCCCGCTCCCGTCAGGACAACCGGGGTCTGAGCACCGCCCTGGCTGGTCACGCCCGGACCCTGGCAGCCCGCTTCGAGCAGCACCGCGACGTGATCCTCCGCTTCAGCACCGACCTCGCTGTCCCCTTCACCAACAACCAGGCGGAGCGCGACATCAGACCCGCGAAGGTCCAGCAACGCTCCTCCGGAGGCTGCTGGCGAACCCTGGAGGGGCTGGCCGACTTCGCCATCGTCCAGTCGTACCTGTCGACCGCGTCCAAATGGGGCATCGGCCGTTACGACGCACTCAAACGCCTCTTCACCACCGGGGCGTGGATCCCACACGCCCTCACCCCCGACACGACAGCGGCCTGA
- a CDS encoding membrane-associated oxidoreductase has protein sequence MDITDLTPLERRIWQAFPRGVATDVRGDESEDPATIQSAERTVRAEVIRALLLGSSSEPGEAPALRITGASITGVLDLQHAEIHHPIRLTSCRFQHSLELDGTQTRQLDLTGSYLPALAATSLRIDGALRLTNCRIAGSVQLSNAEISSGIFLDHAHIGTGGGWALQLDHASVGADVWAPGLVALGGIRLSTAHVEGAVDLEDARVKNANGDALDAARLTVGTVLNAGGLTTEGRVRLTGAKVAGWISFIEAKLSNPGGVALGISSCEATQLTLRDAQQVSGDVKMHYASFKVIEAAPHVWPATVRLEGLTYEALTPRLPAADRLALLQRDADGFVPHSYEQLAASYRRVGDDADSRAVQLAKQRRRRATLPWYARLWGYLQDATVGYGFRPTRAGGWLLALLLLGSVVYGMHHPLPAEHGKGPEFNAPIYTLDLLLPIIDFGQQTAFTPTGVYQWLSYLLIAFGWVLATTVAAGITRTLSRQ, from the coding sequence ATGGACATCACAGACCTGACGCCTCTGGAACGTCGCATCTGGCAGGCGTTCCCTCGTGGTGTGGCGACCGACGTCCGCGGAGACGAGAGTGAGGACCCCGCGACTATTCAGAGCGCGGAACGGACTGTTCGGGCTGAGGTCATCCGGGCCCTCCTCCTGGGAAGTTCATCCGAACCCGGCGAAGCGCCCGCTCTGCGCATCACCGGAGCGAGCATCACCGGCGTCCTCGACCTCCAGCACGCAGAGATACACCACCCAATCCGTCTAACCTCTTGCCGCTTTCAGCACTCCTTGGAACTCGACGGGACGCAGACCCGCCAACTCGACCTCACCGGGTCCTACCTTCCCGCTCTGGCGGCCACGTCCCTTCGCATCGACGGCGCACTCCGGCTCACGAACTGTCGGATAGCAGGAAGTGTCCAGCTGAGCAACGCCGAAATCTCCAGCGGGATCTTCCTGGACCACGCGCACATCGGAACTGGTGGCGGATGGGCGCTCCAACTCGATCACGCCTCTGTCGGCGCCGATGTATGGGCACCCGGCCTCGTGGCACTGGGTGGGATCCGCCTCAGCACGGCGCACGTCGAAGGGGCTGTCGATCTAGAAGATGCGCGGGTCAAGAACGCGAATGGTGATGCCCTCGACGCCGCGCGACTCACCGTCGGAACTGTCCTCAACGCGGGTGGCCTCACAACCGAGGGCCGGGTCAGGCTCACTGGTGCCAAGGTCGCAGGCTGGATCTCCTTCATCGAAGCCAAGCTCAGCAACCCAGGCGGCGTCGCACTGGGCATCAGCAGCTGCGAAGCCACCCAGCTGACGCTGCGAGATGCACAGCAAGTCTCCGGCGACGTCAAAATGCACTACGCCAGCTTCAAGGTCATCGAGGCTGCACCACACGTCTGGCCGGCCACGGTACGCCTGGAGGGACTGACGTACGAGGCGCTTACCCCGCGCCTTCCCGCCGCGGACCGACTCGCCTTGCTGCAGCGCGATGCGGACGGCTTCGTCCCTCACAGCTACGAGCAGCTCGCGGCCTCCTACCGCCGCGTCGGTGATGACGCAGACTCCCGCGCCGTCCAACTCGCTAAGCAGCGTCGACGCCGGGCCACTCTGCCCTGGTACGCCAGGCTATGGGGTTACCTCCAGGACGCGACCGTGGGCTATGGCTTCCGTCCCACCCGTGCCGGTGGCTGGCTCCTGGCTCTGCTCCTTCTGGGCTCCGTCGTGTACGGAATGCACCACCCACTCCCGGCCGAGCACGGCAAAGGCCCAGAGTTCAATGCCCCCATCTACACCCTGGACCTCCTGCTGCCGATCATCGACTTCGGCCAGCAGACTGCCTTCACGCCCACCGGCGTTTACCAGTGGTTGTCCTACCTACTGATCGCCTTCGGTTGGGTCCTCGCCACGACCGTCGCCGCCGGGATCACACGCACCCTCAGCCGCCAATAG